In Leptolyngbya sp. SIO1E4, one DNA window encodes the following:
- a CDS encoding glutamine synthetase, with translation MVVAAPSVEGISSWVNSLKDQGVKYVRFEIPDLHGVSRLKVIPLGKVEGYARKGLNLYGGTLALDTASLVVPASGYHEERKYCDMLLFPDIESCTPVPWMDNTVKVICDAYWSSDDPIKGAPRYVLQSLLNLARQMGFEVMMGHEFEFYLLDAETHKPLFDGLHIFNHIRNQYVPELGQMLEYLQAAGIDLITHNCEYAPSQFEINYGPGMGLQGADKAFTFKNAVKEIAHHLGYQASFMSKPFADMAGCCCHFHISLWHQDGTNAFLDMDAADGLSPVAKSFTQGILDHAAAMMPLIGPTPNCYRRLKPHTFAPSNISWGIEDRTAMVRVKATGDDSTHLEMRAGSGLSNPYLSAAATLAAGLLGLKQQRPLQPMTVGPSEEDASLTPFPKTLDAALAALAADEPMQELLGTEFCQLFSTVKQFELARFHDHITDWEVAEYLEVY, from the coding sequence ATGGTTGTAGCTGCGCCAAGTGTTGAGGGTATTTCTAGCTGGGTCAATTCTCTAAAGGATCAGGGCGTCAAGTATGTGCGTTTCGAAATCCCTGATCTGCATGGAGTTTCGCGGCTAAAAGTCATCCCCCTGGGCAAGGTCGAGGGCTATGCCCGCAAAGGGCTCAACCTCTATGGGGGCACTCTGGCGCTGGATACGGCTTCATTGGTGGTGCCAGCATCGGGCTACCACGAAGAGCGTAAGTACTGCGATATGCTGCTGTTCCCTGATATTGAGAGCTGCACGCCAGTCCCCTGGATGGACAACACTGTCAAGGTTATTTGTGATGCCTACTGGAGTTCCGACGACCCGATCAAAGGTGCCCCTCGCTACGTTCTGCAGTCGTTGCTGAACTTGGCTCGGCAGATGGGCTTTGAGGTGATGATGGGGCATGAGTTTGAGTTTTATCTACTGGATGCTGAGACCCACAAACCTTTATTCGACGGGCTCCATATTTTTAACCACATTCGTAACCAATACGTGCCTGAACTAGGCCAAATGCTGGAGTATCTGCAGGCGGCAGGCATTGATCTGATTACCCATAACTGTGAGTACGCCCCCTCCCAATTTGAAATTAATTATGGTCCTGGTATGGGGCTTCAGGGGGCAGACAAGGCGTTTACCTTTAAAAACGCAGTCAAAGAAATTGCCCACCATCTGGGCTACCAGGCTAGCTTTATGTCGAAACCCTTTGCGGATATGGCAGGCTGCTGTTGCCATTTTCACATTAGCCTTTGGCACCAGGATGGCACCAACGCGTTTCTAGATATGGATGCTGCAGATGGGCTTTCCCCGGTGGCAAAGTCGTTCACCCAAGGCATTCTCGATCATGCGGCAGCGATGATGCCTCTGATTGGGCCGACCCCTAATTGCTACCGACGGCTGAAACCTCACACCTTTGCCCCCTCGAATATTAGTTGGGGCATTGAAGACCGCACCGCCATGGTGCGTGTGAAGGCCACGGGAGATGACAGTACGCATCTGGAAATGCGTGCTGGTTCAGGGCTAAGTAACCCTTATCTGAGTGCGGCAGCAACCCTGGCGGCAGGCTTGTTGGGGCTGAAGCAGCAGCGCCCACTGCAGCCGATGACAGTAGGCCCCAGTGAAGAAGATGCCAGCCTCACCCCCTTTCCCAAAACATTGGATGCAGCCTTAGCCGCCCTTGCAGCAGACGAACCCATGCAGGAGCTGCTAGGGACAGAGTTTTGCCAGCTGTTTTCAACGGTGAAGCAGTTTGAGCTAGCGCGGTTCCACGATCACATTACAGATTGGGAAGTGGCGGAGTATTTGGAGGTGTATTGA
- a CDS encoding class I SAM-dependent methyltransferase, which produces MKSLLQSNQRAKLDASSDTFFYEVPRFVTHVDEGFIQQLTDLYRERLQPGSRILDMMSSWVSHLPEDMTFEWIEGHGMNEEELARNPRLDHYFVQNLNENDTLPFEDQSFDAALNTVSVQYLQYPEAVFAEIYRILKPGGIAIISFSNRMFYQKAIAAWRDGTEMQRVGLVKQYCQSVPGFGTPEVIAQPSNVPPFLQMLGLAGGDPFYAVIAERMERLVRD; this is translated from the coding sequence ATGAAGTCCTTGCTCCAGTCCAACCAACGCGCCAAACTTGATGCCAGCAGCGATACCTTCTTCTACGAGGTGCCTCGCTTCGTCACCCATGTAGACGAGGGCTTCATTCAACAACTGACCGACCTTTATCGAGAACGACTGCAGCCCGGTAGCCGCATTCTCGACATGATGAGCAGTTGGGTCTCTCACCTGCCTGAAGACATGACCTTTGAGTGGATCGAAGGCCACGGCATGAATGAAGAGGAACTGGCCAGAAATCCACGCCTTGATCACTACTTCGTGCAAAACCTCAACGAAAATGACACCTTGCCCTTCGAAGACCAGTCCTTTGATGCGGCGCTGAACACCGTTTCAGTGCAGTACCTGCAATATCCCGAAGCCGTCTTTGCCGAGATTTACCGCATTCTGAAACCCGGTGGTATTGCCATCATCAGCTTCTCGAATCGGATGTTTTACCAAAAGGCGATCGCGGCCTGGCGAGACGGCACGGAAATGCAGCGAGTGGGGCTGGTTAAGCAATATTGTCAGTCGGTGCCTGGGTTTGGCACCCCAGAGGTGATTGCCCAGCCCTCAAACGTCCCCCCCTTTCTGCAGATGCTGGGGTTAGCGGGGGGTGACCCATTTTATGCGGTGATTGCCGAACGGATGGAACGGCTGGTTCGCGATTGA
- a CDS encoding sodium:glutamate symporter — translation MFTLKDVFFAFVMIALLVLAGRYIKQKVRWLQRLYLPESIVAGVLALLLGPQVLGAIATSVSGEEALLSGGLFSEPIRTVWSQSPSVFINIVFAALFLGESIPNPRSIWRKAAPQVVFGQTLAWGQYVTGILVTLAILIPVFGANPISAALIEIGFEGGHGTAGGMADTLTELGFAEGADLALGLATVGIVSGIVAGTALADWGRRKGHVATGSQTVDEVDSVPELTHTETPEIRNRRAVLMRGLLIDRLSVNFGIVGIAIILGWLILNGLIWLESVTWGTGGFTFMTYVPLFPMALVGGILVQISLERLNLEPLVIQPLMKSIAGLALDVVVVTALASISLRVIGSNLGVFAILSIVGISWNVLFFLYFAPRIFPSHWFEKGIGDMGQSMGVTATGILLLRMVDPDNHSGAFESFAYKQLFFEPIVGGGLFTAASPALIVRFGLWGTLIITGGLLLFWLAMGFILIRQNRRRLQVSQEPSL, via the coding sequence ATGTTCACACTCAAGGATGTTTTCTTCGCTTTTGTGATGATTGCGCTCTTGGTACTTGCAGGGCGCTACATCAAACAAAAAGTTCGTTGGCTGCAAAGACTTTATCTGCCTGAGTCAATTGTGGCAGGGGTTCTGGCATTACTCTTAGGCCCCCAAGTGCTAGGGGCGATCGCCACATCAGTGTCGGGAGAAGAGGCATTACTCTCCGGTGGGCTCTTTTCAGAACCCATTCGGACTGTATGGTCTCAATCGCCCAGTGTTTTTATCAATATTGTTTTTGCGGCTCTGTTTCTGGGTGAATCCATTCCGAACCCCAGAAGTATTTGGCGCAAGGCAGCCCCGCAAGTGGTCTTTGGCCAAACCCTTGCATGGGGGCAATATGTCACGGGTATTTTGGTGACCTTAGCTATCTTAATTCCTGTTTTTGGGGCCAATCCAATCTCTGCAGCCCTGATTGAGATTGGGTTTGAGGGGGGCCATGGCACCGCCGGTGGGATGGCCGATACACTCACGGAACTCGGCTTTGCAGAAGGGGCAGACTTAGCCTTAGGACTGGCAACCGTGGGCATTGTTTCTGGCATTGTGGCAGGAACTGCCCTGGCTGATTGGGGACGACGCAAAGGCCATGTTGCAACAGGGTCACAGACCGTCGATGAGGTCGATAGCGTTCCTGAATTGACCCATACAGAAACCCCTGAGATTCGCAATCGCCGAGCTGTTCTCATGCGGGGATTATTGATCGATCGCCTGTCGGTCAACTTTGGCATTGTAGGAATTGCCATCATCCTGGGTTGGCTGATCCTAAATGGCCTGATTTGGCTGGAGTCTGTCACCTGGGGCACCGGTGGATTTACGTTCATGACCTACGTACCTTTATTTCCCATGGCGTTGGTCGGCGGCATCCTTGTACAAATCTCACTCGAGCGCTTAAATCTGGAGCCCTTAGTCATTCAGCCCTTGATGAAAAGCATCGCAGGCTTAGCCCTGGATGTGGTGGTTGTCACAGCTTTGGCATCTATTTCCCTGAGGGTAATTGGCAGCAATTTAGGGGTGTTTGCGATTTTAAGCATTGTTGGCATCAGCTGGAACGTCCTCTTCTTTCTGTACTTTGCACCTCGCATTTTTCCCAGCCACTGGTTTGAAAAGGGCATCGGTGACATGGGTCAGTCTATGGGGGTAACCGCCACTGGCATTCTGCTACTGCGCATGGTTGATCCAGACAATCACTCTGGTGCGTTTGAGAGTTTTGCCTATAAGCAGCTCTTTTTCGAGCCGATTGTAGGAGGAGGGTTGTTTACTGCAGCGTCTCCTGCCCTGATCGTCCGCTTTGGGCTCTGGGGCACCTTAATCATTACGGGCGGGCTACTGCTCTTTTGGCTCGCGATGGGATTTATCTTGATCCGTCAAAATCGTCGCAGGCTACAGGTCTCCCAAGAACCATCATTGTGA
- a CDS encoding DevA family ABC transporter ATP-binding protein: MTSSSSETDSLTGTVQATPCAVQIRNLNYYFGRGDLRKQVLCDVNLDLPRGQIVIMTGPSGSGKTTLLTLIGALRSAYEGSLQVLGQELVGLHNRKLVGVRRNIGFIFQAHNLFESLTASQNVEMAVELKRQFQTKRSQATGILEQVGLSDRVDYKPEALSGGQKQRVAIARALVNQPALILADEPTAALDKKSGRDVVTLMQQLAREQNRTILMVTHDNRILDVADRIINLVDGYLESDEALDTFVATHDPKNLDRRMFIM, translated from the coding sequence ATGACTTCATCCTCATCTGAAACCGACTCGCTCACGGGCACTGTTCAAGCCACGCCCTGCGCTGTCCAAATTCGCAACCTGAACTACTACTTTGGACGCGGAGATTTGCGTAAGCAGGTCCTGTGTGATGTCAATCTAGACTTGCCTCGGGGGCAAATCGTTATCATGACGGGGCCCTCGGGCTCTGGGAAAACGACTCTGCTGACGCTGATTGGGGCGCTGCGCTCGGCCTATGAAGGCAGCTTGCAGGTATTAGGGCAAGAGTTAGTAGGCTTGCATAACCGTAAACTGGTGGGAGTTCGGCGCAACATTGGGTTTATTTTTCAGGCGCACAATTTGTTTGAATCGCTCACGGCTTCGCAAAATGTGGAGATGGCGGTGGAGCTAAAGCGACAATTTCAGACCAAGCGATCGCAGGCTACGGGCATTCTTGAACAAGTTGGGTTAAGTGATCGGGTTGATTACAAACCCGAGGCCCTCTCGGGCGGACAAAAGCAGCGGGTGGCGATCGCCCGTGCCCTGGTTAACCAACCTGCCCTGATTTTGGCCGACGAACCGACGGCTGCTTTGGACAAAAAATCTGGGCGCGACGTCGTTACCCTGATGCAGCAACTGGCCCGCGAGCAAAACCGTACCATCCTCATGGTGACCCACGATAACCGGATTCTGGACGTGGCCGATCGCATCATCAACCTGGTAGACGGCTACTTAGAATCTGATGAAGCCCTCGACACGTTTGTCGCCACCCATGATCCCAAAAACCTTGATCGGCGCATGTTTATTATGTGA
- a CDS encoding FtsX-like permease family protein: MTLWKRTPLALLNLIHDRRKFVTSLAGVGFAVLLMFLFTGFKNALYDSQVQVINRLNGEIVIINRLKNNMFVPRSFARRRLYQARAFEGVQDAYPLYISDVRWKNPVTKQTRPVRVLAFNLADPVLPLPGVAEQLDQLKMPNTALIDTRARAEIGPREAGVVTELADREIRIVGSFSLGTDFASGNGNLIMSDQNFLRYFANRGPEEDERSFATADIGLVKVAPGVDVEALLQQLQASLPDDVKVMHRSGPGNSLEAQERDYWRESTNIAFVFSLLTTMSFFVGIILVYQILYTDVADHWSEYATLKAMGYTNFFLLGIVIQEAVILSVLGFIPGVLVSRLLYNGAGNVTGLVFLMTPERILNIYLLSFVMCLISGAIAVRKVQSTDPAEVFG; encoded by the coding sequence ATGACGCTTTGGAAACGGACACCCCTGGCCTTATTAAACCTGATCCACGATCGCCGCAAGTTCGTGACCTCACTGGCGGGTGTGGGGTTTGCGGTGCTGCTGATGTTTCTGTTTACGGGCTTCAAAAATGCCTTGTATGACAGTCAGGTGCAGGTCATTAATCGGCTCAACGGCGAGATCGTCATCATTAATCGTCTGAAGAACAATATGTTTGTACCCAGGTCGTTTGCTCGACGGCGACTCTACCAGGCCCGAGCTTTTGAGGGGGTGCAAGACGCCTATCCTCTCTATATCAGCGATGTGCGGTGGAAAAACCCCGTCACCAAGCAAACCCGCCCTGTCCGTGTCTTAGCCTTTAACCTGGCCGATCCGGTGTTGCCGTTGCCGGGGGTCGCTGAGCAGCTTGACCAGCTGAAGATGCCCAACACGGCCCTGATCGATACCCGTGCCCGCGCCGAAATCGGCCCCCGCGAAGCAGGCGTTGTTACTGAGTTAGCCGATCGCGAAATTCGCATTGTCGGTAGCTTTAGTCTGGGCACCGACTTTGCCTCCGGTAACGGCAACCTGATTATGAGCGACCAGAACTTTCTGCGCTACTTTGCCAATCGGGGGCCAGAAGAAGACGAACGCAGCTTCGCCACCGCTGATATTGGCCTCGTCAAGGTGGCCCCCGGTGTGGATGTGGAGGCGCTGCTTCAACAACTGCAAGCTAGCCTGCCAGATGATGTTAAGGTCATGCACCGTTCTGGGCCTGGCAATAGCCTGGAGGCTCAAGAGCGGGATTATTGGCGAGAGAGCACCAATATTGCGTTTGTGTTCTCTTTGCTAACGACTATGAGCTTTTTTGTTGGCATCATTCTGGTGTATCAAATTCTCTACACTGACGTGGCCGATCACTGGTCAGAGTACGCGACGCTCAAAGCGATGGGCTACACCAACTTTTTCTTGTTAGGCATTGTGATTCAAGAAGCCGTCATTCTCTCGGTGTTGGGCTTTATTCCAGGGGTCTTGGTGAGCCGTCTTTTGTATAACGGGGCCGGTAATGTGACTGGGCTGGTGTTTCTCATGACCCCTGAGCGAATTTTGAATATCTATCTCCTGAGTTTTGTGATGTGCTTAATCTCAGGGGCGATCGCGGTTCGCAAAGTGCAGTCTACTGATCCGGCAGAGGTGTTTGGCTAA